A stretch of Aerococcaceae bacterium zg-252 DNA encodes these proteins:
- the rpsA gene encoding 30S ribosomal protein S1: MSEVEKTEVLETMEDALDSVIDIKIGDTVKGDVLAFDDNQVRVAIKESGGLEGVIPRNELSAAPFNELTDVVNIGDEIELVVLKPIKDKENGNYLLSKKRVESRKVWVELKEKADRGETIEAPVKDVVKGGLVVDAGVRGFVPASMVEDHFVEDFSAYKGKTLEFAIVEVDANDNRLILSHKEIAKKDREAKRAEALSNLAVDAVVEGKVARLTNFGAFIDLGGVDGLVHISRISHQHISKPSDALTIGDTVQVKVLSIDEEKGRISLSIKDTLPGPWDNITEKAAEGTELTGTVKRLTDFGAFVEVFPGVEGLVHVSQISHEHIAKPSDKLSEGQEVQVKVLSTDPVEQRLSLSIKALQEKPARPEVEEGEERPNRTERFERQARQAAPRPKRNNQSARKANNNTQAATYSDSTDTGFTLGDMFGDLLDSFTTEN, from the coding sequence ATGTCAGAAGTTGAAAAGACAGAAGTATTAGAAACAATGGAGGATGCGTTAGATAGCGTAATCGACATTAAAATTGGTGACACGGTTAAAGGAGATGTATTAGCATTCGACGATAACCAAGTACGTGTTGCTATTAAGGAATCTGGAGGTTTAGAGGGTGTTATTCCTCGTAACGAACTTTCAGCAGCTCCGTTTAATGAATTAACGGACGTTGTAAATATTGGTGATGAAATTGAATTAGTTGTTTTAAAACCAATTAAAGACAAAGAAAATGGTAATTATTTATTATCTAAAAAACGTGTTGAATCACGCAAAGTATGGGTTGAATTAAAAGAAAAAGCTGATCGTGGCGAAACAATTGAAGCACCTGTTAAAGATGTTGTTAAAGGTGGTTTAGTTGTTGATGCTGGTGTTCGTGGTTTCGTACCAGCGTCAATGGTTGAAGATCACTTTGTAGAAGATTTCTCTGCTTACAAAGGTAAAACATTAGAATTTGCGATTGTTGAAGTAGATGCTAATGACAACCGTTTAATTTTATCTCATAAAGAAATCGCTAAAAAAGATCGTGAAGCTAAACGTGCTGAAGCATTATCTAACTTAGCAGTAGATGCTGTTGTTGAAGGTAAAGTTGCTCGTTTAACTAACTTTGGTGCATTCATCGATTTAGGTGGTGTTGACGGTTTAGTACACATTAGCCGTATTTCTCATCAACATATCTCTAAACCAAGTGATGCATTAACAATTGGTGATACAGTACAAGTTAAAGTATTATCAATCGATGAAGAAAAAGGTCGTATCTCATTATCAATTAAGGATACATTACCTGGGCCTTGGGATAACATTACTGAAAAAGCTGCAGAAGGTACTGAATTAACTGGTACAGTTAAACGATTAACTGACTTCGGTGCATTCGTTGAAGTATTCCCTGGTGTTGAAGGATTAGTTCACGTTTCTCAAATTTCACATGAACATATTGCGAAACCTTCTGATAAATTATCAGAAGGACAAGAAGTTCAAGTGAAAGTATTAAGTACAGATCCAGTTGAACAACGTCTATCATTATCAATTAAAGCTTTACAAGAAAAACCAGCTCGTCCTGAGGTAGAAGAGGGTGAAGAACGTCCAAACCGTACAGAACGTTTTGAACGTCAAGCTCGTCAAGCAGCTCCAAGACCTAAGCGTAATAACCAATCAGCTCGTAAAGCAAACAACAACACTCAAGCAGCAACTTATTCAGATTCAACTGATACAGGTTTCACTTTAGGTGATATGTTTGGTGATTTATTAGACAGCTTTACAACTGAAAATTAA
- the der gene encoding ribosome biogenesis GTPase Der: MNIPTVALVGRPNVGKSTVFNRLVGERVSIVEDFPGVTRDRIYAASEWLGKPFRLIDTGGIEMIDEPIMNQIRYQAEIAMDEADVIVFLTSSREGVTDADEELAHFLHRTNKPVVLAVNKTDNPEQRQEIWDFYSLGHGDPYPVSGVHGTGFGDLLDEIFRLFPKEEQEAEVEETIKFSFIGRPNVGKSSLVNAILKEQRVIVSDMEGTTREAVDTYFTSETGRHFTMIDTAGIRKRGKVFENTEKYSVLRALSAIDRSDVVCLVIDAVTGIREQDKKVAGYAYEAGKGIVILVNKWDAVDKSDNLFDEFTKNIRAHFQYLSFAPILFVSAHTGQRLNKLPELLEMIYDNRHRRVQSSVLNDVLMDAVAMNPTPTDKGRRLKIYYMTQVAVNPPTFVAFVNDVELMHFSYERFLENQLRESFYFEGTPIRLITRERQ, encoded by the coding sequence ATGAATATTCCAACAGTAGCTTTAGTAGGAAGACCGAATGTGGGGAAGTCGACCGTTTTTAATCGCTTAGTCGGTGAACGTGTTTCGATTGTAGAAGATTTTCCAGGTGTGACACGTGATAGAATCTATGCTGCTAGTGAATGGTTAGGTAAACCATTTCGTTTAATTGATACTGGTGGTATTGAGATGATTGATGAGCCGATTATGAATCAAATTCGTTACCAAGCTGAAATCGCAATGGACGAAGCAGATGTTATTGTCTTTTTGACAAGTAGTCGAGAGGGTGTAACGGACGCTGATGAAGAGTTAGCACATTTTTTACATCGTACAAATAAACCAGTAGTATTAGCAGTTAATAAGACGGATAATCCTGAACAACGTCAAGAAATTTGGGATTTTTATTCATTAGGTCATGGAGATCCGTATCCAGTATCGGGAGTTCATGGGACAGGTTTTGGAGATTTGCTTGACGAAATCTTCCGTTTATTCCCTAAAGAAGAACAGGAAGCTGAAGTTGAAGAAACGATTAAATTCAGTTTTATCGGTAGACCAAATGTAGGCAAATCTAGTTTAGTTAATGCGATTTTAAAAGAACAGCGTGTGATTGTTTCCGATATGGAGGGAACGACGCGTGAAGCCGTCGATACTTATTTTACCAGTGAAACTGGACGTCATTTTACAATGATTGATACGGCTGGTATTCGTAAACGTGGTAAAGTATTTGAAAATACAGAAAAATACAGTGTATTACGTGCCTTATCAGCTATTGACCGTAGTGATGTAGTGTGTTTAGTTATTGATGCCGTAACTGGTATTCGTGAGCAAGATAAAAAAGTTGCAGGTTATGCATATGAAGCAGGTAAGGGTATAGTGATTTTAGTAAATAAATGGGACGCCGTTGATAAGTCAGATAATTTATTTGATGAATTTACTAAAAATATTCGTGCCCATTTCCAATACTTATCGTTTGCTCCGATATTATTTGTCAGTGCACATACTGGTCAGCGTTTGAATAAATTACCAGAATTATTAGAAATGATTTATGACAATCGTCATCGTCGTGTACAATCGTCTGTATTGAATGATGTTCTAATGGACGCTGTGGCAATGAACCCAACTCCAACGGATAAAGGTCGTCGCTTAAAGATTTACTATATGACACAAGTAGCAGTCAATCCACCTACTTTTGTGGCATTTGTTAATGATGTTGAATTGATGCATTTCAGTTACGAACGATTCTTAGAAAATCAGCTGAGAGAGTCTTTCTATTTTGAAGGGACGCCGATTCGCTTGATTACACGTGAACGACAATAA
- a CDS encoding HU family DNA-binding protein, translating to MANKAELVEKVVAKTNLTKKDVTATVEALFEAIQEELSAGEKVQLIGFGTFEVRERAARKGRNPQTGEEIEIAASKVPGFKAGKALKDAVK from the coding sequence ATGGCAAATAAGGCAGAATTAGTAGAAAAAGTAGTAGCAAAAACAAACTTAACTAAGAAAGATGTTACAGCAACAGTTGAAGCTTTATTCGAAGCAATTCAAGAAGAATTATCAGCAGGAGAAAAAGTTCAATTAATCGGTTTTGGTACATTTGAAGTACGTGAGCGTGCAGCTCGTAAAGGACGTAATCCTCAAACTGGTGAAGAAATTGAAATCGCAGCATCTAAAGTACCAGGATTCAAAGCTGGTAAAGCATTAAAAGACGCTGTTAAATAA
- a CDS encoding LPXTG cell wall anchor domain-containing protein: MKKKSLLAATLLASQLVMSAVSAQEETTLPPEVSISETSEKTTVSETTTLEEEVITTSEMSTADTTSEMPTSLEDKKEEPKTEDKVETFQFRIGVMVDNSAVEEGIKGATVIIKDSNGKQIGSFKTGASGYITLSARKGAKLTYELADFPAGYEIVKGEAVSYQTTRTFEVGERFGETYRISLRKLDTTTPAPAENKPEVKPEDKQDVPDNSKEGTVAKEVDNKKDDKKEAEKSDSDVRKELLATIDASKLSDKQKEELAVEVSMAEKREDLAKLAMKVKEMTQVSETTQISETTVAPKADTKQEETRKVEVKKEEAKQAALPKTGEATSFAALALAVLSVVAGALLVAPRFKKQK, from the coding sequence ATGAAGAAAAAATCTTTATTAGCCGCAACATTGTTAGCATCACAGTTAGTGATGTCAGCCGTATCAGCACAAGAAGAGACGACATTACCACCAGAAGTGTCAATCTCAGAGACATCTGAAAAAACTACCGTTAGTGAAACGACAACTCTTGAAGAAGAAGTGATTACAACTTCTGAAATGTCGACAGCAGACACAACTTCTGAAATGCCAACATCACTAGAAGACAAAAAAGAAGAACCAAAAACCGAAGATAAAGTGGAGACATTCCAATTTAGAATCGGTGTTATGGTTGACAACTCAGCAGTAGAAGAAGGAATTAAAGGTGCTACTGTTATTATTAAAGATTCAAATGGTAAACAAATTGGTTCTTTCAAAACAGGTGCATCGGGATACATCACGCTAAGTGCTCGTAAAGGTGCTAAATTAACGTATGAATTAGCAGACTTCCCTGCAGGTTATGAGATAGTAAAAGGTGAAGCCGTCTCATATCAAACAACACGTACTTTTGAAGTAGGCGAACGTTTTGGTGAAACTTATAGAATCTCTCTTAGAAAGCTAGACACAACAACTCCCGCACCAGCTGAAAACAAACCAGAAGTTAAACCTGAAGACAAACAAGATGTTCCTGATAACTCAAAAGAAGGAACTGTTGCTAAAGAAGTTGACAACAAAAAAGACGACAAAAAAGAAGCTGAGAAATCAGATTCTGATGTTCGTAAAGAGTTATTAGCAACGATTGATGCATCTAAATTAAGCGACAAACAAAAAGAAGAATTAGCAGTTGAAGTCTCAATGGCTGAAAAACGTGAAGATTTAGCAAAATTAGCGATGAAAGTTAAAGAAATGACACAAGTTTCAGAAACAACACAAATTTCAGAAACAACAGTAGCTCCAAAAGCTGACACTAAACAAGAAGAAACTAGAAAAGTGGAAGTTAAGAAAGAAGAAGCTAAACAAGCAGCTTTACCAAAAACAGGTGAAGCAACTTCATTTGCTGCATTAGCATTGGCAGTATTATCTGTAGTTGCAGGTGCTTTATTAGTAGCTCCACGTTTCAAAAAACAAAAGTAA
- a CDS encoding DUF1189 family protein, whose protein sequence is MKNIFKFLYKAYREPRLFIQIVAVKFKQIWQIALAAILFLSITMTILGQPAFQEIANNISDAAKYVPNYTYEQGKLKLATDEKPLYYQSKTFQLVIDDSVESDGTLNKVPIDKAKNEMIDTSIFISLYMFKDQTIASVGSNLYRLGNHATGFLSKQLLLDYLTLLTTRTTTVMITQWLTYLVIAFFVYWLEMFVLAILASSINRNLTSPFKFKQRLKLAIAISFLPLIIIELAKFIIPGFIGSFFLLATTFIGLLYYMMHRHTDYVKALLMEMSKNESANFDEFAQEFSELDYLTDDDIKKDMNHANPSRHELDALNDAEKKILEHLKNMDSENDEENE, encoded by the coding sequence ATGAAAAATATTTTTAAATTTTTATATAAAGCCTATCGGGAGCCACGTCTATTTATTCAAATTGTCGCAGTAAAATTTAAGCAAATATGGCAAATCGCACTTGCTGCTATCTTATTCTTATCCATTACAATGACGATACTTGGACAGCCTGCTTTCCAAGAGATTGCAAATAATATTAGTGATGCAGCAAAATATGTGCCAAATTATACCTATGAACAAGGCAAACTAAAATTAGCGACTGATGAAAAACCACTCTACTATCAATCGAAAACCTTTCAATTAGTTATTGATGACAGTGTGGAAAGTGACGGAACGCTTAATAAAGTGCCAATTGATAAAGCAAAAAATGAGATGATTGACACTTCTATTTTTATCAGTCTGTATATGTTTAAAGACCAAACCATTGCATCTGTCGGCAGTAATTTATACCGTCTAGGCAATCATGCAACTGGTTTCTTGAGTAAACAATTACTCCTTGACTATCTAACCCTTTTAACCACACGTACCACTACAGTGATGATTACACAATGGTTAACGTATTTAGTGATTGCTTTCTTTGTTTATTGGTTAGAGATGTTCGTGCTTGCAATTTTAGCAAGTTCTATCAATCGCAATTTAACCAGTCCTTTTAAATTTAAACAACGGCTAAAATTGGCTATTGCGATTAGCTTTTTACCATTAATCATTATTGAACTCGCAAAATTTATTATTCCTGGCTTTATCGGAAGTTTCTTCTTACTTGCCACTACCTTTATCGGTTTACTCTATTATATGATGCACCGACATACAGACTATGTAAAAGCCTTGTTAATGGAAATGTCTAAAAATGAATCAGCGAATTTTGACGAATTCGCACAAGAATTTTCAGAGTTAGATTACTTAACAGATGATGACATTAAAAAAGACATGAATCATGCTAACCCAAGCAGACACGAATTAGACGCATTAAATGATGCAGAGAAAAAGATACTGGAACATTTAAAAAATATGGATTCAGAGAATGATGAAGAAAATGAATAA
- a CDS encoding YfhO family protein — translation MTSKFHLKHLLPYFACSIIFSLLFLFISYLLHWIPFGSNTLLTIDLGQQYIDFFSYYRDTLLHHPEQFLYSFQKGIGGEMVGLWTYYLLSPFNLVLLYFKQNQFAFAMSVLTYTKLLAMTWSFLYFSRQKYRLDTPFAIAFSLSYTFMSYTVTYWLNIMWLDGLILLPLIALALQKLITMNRRNAYILLLALTFISNYYIGFMIAIFLAFYAIYLIIEQNELTFKKAIHDYTRFIIASIVGTLISGIILYPAITSLLASKVNGTSIAITSAIRYLPKQILSKLFIGSFVFEEIKKGSPHLYAGTLVVLLVILYFINRHIRWQEKLVALFILSVFLLSFMYELLSKIWHGGQDPVWYPFRFSFLTTFFSIELAMNAFSKLRHKLSLPATFIMMSSFSVFCIYYLVRIKFYPYLSQQMILLTLFLGIIWIILLQFKLKQHRLLSVIALLFVTLDVSINSYSILKQLNYVPFERYQNYTTVMTDTIQAITDNDSDFYRIQKNAARTKNEPLFAHYNGLDNFSSTLESTTAQLFGYLGLPDTQASVLYGNGTLFLDDFFSVKYLLEPKRIDDEKYYHLKPISRAFDIARNNKQADNQYFTIYQNPDRFGLMIEVSPDIALPTTQFEQNKPIENQELLLRLIDFNRNNKPYYTEQALSEPILQDIELTKIETGDFYHFNSLIKDVLQFDKGSLTYSFKTDTDNPYYLSLPSQINDKKVRMELNGEEFVFASPFRQRQLVSIADNQALTNHQLAVILQTAKLQMNQLKLYEFDLPRYETMMQKKAAHRFEVTSFNHQQLTGNITTELENSYLLMTIPYDKNWSIQIDNQKVKPIPVLNDTLMAIPVSKGSHQITMHYFPKSIYYGTMLSMFGIVGFIILNTRRLKVKTKN, via the coding sequence ATGACATCAAAATTCCACTTAAAACATTTGCTACCTTATTTTGCTTGTAGCATTATTTTTTCATTGCTGTTTCTTTTTATCAGTTATCTATTGCATTGGATTCCATTTGGCTCTAATACGCTATTAACAATTGATTTAGGGCAACAATATATTGATTTTTTTAGTTATTATCGTGATACCTTACTACATCACCCTGAACAATTCCTTTATAGTTTTCAAAAAGGCATTGGTGGCGAAATGGTGGGATTATGGACGTATTATTTACTCAGCCCTTTTAATCTCGTCCTACTATACTTTAAACAAAATCAATTTGCATTCGCCATGTCCGTCTTAACCTATACCAAATTATTAGCAATGACATGGTCATTTCTCTATTTTTCACGACAAAAATATCGCTTGGATACACCATTCGCTATTGCTTTTAGTCTATCCTATACTTTTATGAGTTATACAGTGACCTATTGGCTAAATATTATGTGGCTAGACGGTTTGATTTTACTGCCACTTATCGCCCTTGCTTTACAAAAACTCATCACAATGAATCGTCGCAACGCTTATATTTTATTGCTTGCACTAACATTCATCAGCAACTATTATATTGGATTTATGATTGCGATTTTCTTAGCCTTTTATGCAATTTATCTGATTATTGAACAAAACGAGTTGACCTTTAAAAAAGCAATCCACGATTATACTCGATTTATAATTGCATCAATTGTAGGTACTTTAATCAGTGGTATTATCTTATACCCTGCTATCACATCACTCTTAGCCAGCAAAGTCAATGGCACTTCAATCGCCATAACTTCAGCGATACGGTATTTACCGAAACAAATTCTTTCAAAATTGTTTATCGGAAGTTTTGTATTTGAAGAAATAAAAAAAGGGTCACCACATCTATATGCTGGTACACTAGTCGTATTACTCGTGATACTCTACTTTATTAATCGCCACATTCGCTGGCAAGAAAAACTGGTAGCTCTATTCATTCTGAGCGTATTTCTTTTATCTTTTATGTATGAATTACTGTCAAAAATTTGGCATGGTGGACAAGACCCTGTATGGTATCCATTCCGCTTTTCATTTTTGACTACGTTTTTTAGCATCGAACTAGCGATGAATGCCTTTAGTAAACTGCGACACAAATTATCATTGCCTGCCACATTTATCATGATGAGTAGTTTTTCAGTCTTTTGCATCTATTATTTAGTGCGAATCAAATTTTATCCTTATTTATCGCAACAAATGATTTTGCTAACTTTATTCTTAGGTATTATTTGGATAATCCTACTACAATTCAAGCTCAAACAACACCGTCTATTATCGGTTATCGCATTGCTATTTGTCACATTAGATGTGAGTATCAATAGTTATTCCATTTTAAAGCAGTTGAACTATGTTCCCTTTGAGCGTTATCAAAATTACACAACTGTTATGACGGATACCATTCAAGCAATCACTGACAATGATTCTGATTTTTATCGCATTCAAAAAAATGCAGCTCGTACTAAAAATGAGCCTTTATTCGCTCACTATAATGGCTTGGATAATTTTAGTTCCACTTTGGAATCTACTACTGCCCAATTATTTGGATATTTAGGACTGCCCGATACGCAAGCATCAGTCTTATATGGTAATGGCACTCTATTTTTAGATGATTTCTTCTCAGTAAAATATTTGCTTGAACCGAAACGAATTGACGATGAAAAGTATTATCATCTTAAACCAATCTCACGAGCTTTTGATATTGCACGAAATAACAAGCAAGCTGACAACCAATATTTTACAATCTACCAAAATCCAGACCGATTCGGACTGATGATTGAAGTGTCGCCAGACATTGCATTACCGACGACGCAATTTGAACAAAATAAACCGATTGAAAATCAAGAATTACTCTTGCGATTGATTGATTTCAACCGCAACAACAAACCATATTATACAGAACAAGCATTATCCGAACCGATATTACAAGATATTGAACTAACAAAAATCGAAACAGGTGATTTCTACCATTTCAATTCCTTAATTAAAGACGTTTTACAATTTGATAAAGGGTCACTGACTTACTCCTTTAAAACCGATACAGATAATCCTTATTATCTATCCCTTCCTAGTCAGATAAATGATAAAAAAGTTCGTATGGAATTAAATGGTGAAGAATTTGTATTCGCATCACCATTTCGTCAGCGTCAATTAGTCAGCATTGCAGATAATCAAGCCTTAACGAATCATCAACTAGCAGTTATTTTACAAACGGCAAAATTACAAATGAATCAGCTTAAATTATATGAATTTGACCTACCACGCTATGAAACAATGATGCAGAAAAAAGCAGCACATCGTTTTGAAGTAACATCATTCAATCACCAACAGTTGACTGGGAACATCACAACTGAACTGGAAAATAGTTACTTATTGATGACCATTCCTTATGATAAAAATTGGTCTATCCAAATAGATAATCAGAAAGTTAAACCTATTCCAGTACTAAACGATACCTTAATGGCAATTCCTGTTTCAAAAGGAAGTCATCAAATTACGATGCATTATTTCCCAAAATCCATATATTATGGTACTATGTTAAGTATGTTTGGAATCGTCGGATTCATCATCTTGAACACTCGACGATTAAAAGTGAAAACTAAAAATTAA
- a CDS encoding penicillin-binding protein 2: MAKYKLKKNKNKSHIPRRLNLLFVISFLCFVSLFIRLGYLQLYRSETFLNMVQRTDSTVTTGSVPRGMIYDSQGRVLVGNHPEMAILYTRDRDSRVSPKDIIDVARKLASLIEIPTQNLTERDLKDYFIVTNESLVNSRLTREQKQLSGAEVYKVQLDAVTSDDLVFSEGEKKVIALFKNMNSAYALSTVTVKNQNVTQEEIARVSEQLGSLPGISIGTDWQRTYPQNELLRSILGQVSTEQRGLPSETAAELLAKGYALNDRVGISYLEKQYEDVLRGSKSISRIVTDASDDILSKQKVFEGAKGNNLVLSVDAAFNEKLDQIAENALRNMQDQGLNDRIYIVAMNPNTGDILGITGKRFEYDKNKDAYTGEIIDDTLGAINTSYGMGSSVKPAMVSMGYLTGVISTTNNVITDEPMKFQASQEKSSVFNRTGKVDISDIEALEKSSNIYMIKMAMMMGGQTEWEQNGQLTIANNTIDKMRNYFAEFGLGTNTGIDLPNESTGYSPEDSQLVSALDLSYGQFDLYTPLQMAQYVSTIANGGVRYAPRLVKEIRNTDANGELGGVITSIAPKIMNVVQLQPEQMARIHQGMYQVSHSQTGTARYLFLNYPIKVGSKTGTTEAFYSGPIQYAQNQPVTNATYIGFAPYDKPEIAISVIVPYLLENASGRQSTTVAHEVMNAYFETQSETKDIIAKYKAGN; the protein is encoded by the coding sequence ATGGCTAAATATAAATTGAAAAAAAATAAAAATAAATCTCATATTCCGAGACGCTTAAATTTATTGTTCGTAATTTCGTTCTTATGTTTTGTTTCCTTATTTATTCGCTTAGGATACTTACAACTTTATCGCAGTGAAACCTTTTTAAATATGGTGCAGCGAACGGATTCGACGGTAACAACAGGTTCTGTGCCTCGTGGAATGATTTATGATAGCCAAGGACGTGTTTTAGTTGGCAATCATCCAGAAATGGCGATTTTATATACACGAGACCGAGATTCACGTGTATCACCGAAAGATATTATTGATGTTGCTCGTAAATTAGCCTCTCTAATTGAGATTCCTACACAAAATTTAACTGAACGTGATTTAAAAGATTATTTTATTGTGACGAATGAATCACTAGTCAATAGTCGATTAACACGTGAACAGAAACAATTAAGTGGTGCAGAAGTTTATAAAGTTCAATTGGACGCTGTGACGAGTGATGATTTAGTGTTTAGTGAAGGTGAAAAGAAAGTCATTGCTTTGTTTAAAAATATGAACAGTGCCTATGCCTTATCAACCGTTACTGTAAAAAATCAAAACGTAACTCAAGAAGAAATTGCTCGTGTCAGTGAACAATTAGGGTCATTACCAGGTATTTCGATTGGGACAGATTGGCAACGGACGTATCCTCAAAATGAATTATTACGTTCAATTTTAGGGCAAGTATCCACTGAACAACGTGGTCTTCCAAGTGAAACAGCAGCAGAATTACTAGCAAAAGGTTATGCACTGAATGATCGTGTCGGTATCAGTTATTTAGAAAAGCAATATGAAGATGTCTTACGTGGTTCCAAGTCAATTTCTCGTATTGTCACTGACGCATCGGATGATATTTTATCGAAACAAAAAGTATTTGAGGGAGCTAAAGGGAATAACTTAGTGCTTTCAGTGGATGCAGCTTTTAATGAGAAATTAGATCAAATTGCAGAAAATGCTTTGCGTAATATGCAAGATCAAGGTTTGAATGACCGTATTTATATCGTTGCGATGAACCCAAATACTGGGGATATTTTAGGGATTACTGGTAAACGATTTGAATACGATAAAAATAAAGATGCTTACACTGGTGAAATTATTGACGACACTTTAGGTGCTATTAATACAAGTTATGGTATGGGGTCATCTGTAAAACCAGCCATGGTATCAATGGGGTATTTAACAGGGGTTATTTCGACTACTAATAATGTGATTACCGATGAGCCGATGAAATTCCAAGCATCTCAAGAAAAATCATCAGTATTTAACCGAACAGGTAAAGTTGACATTAGTGATATTGAAGCCCTTGAAAAATCATCAAACATTTATATGATTAAAATGGCGATGATGATGGGGGGACAAACCGAATGGGAGCAAAATGGTCAATTAACCATTGCTAATAATACAATTGATAAAATGCGTAATTATTTTGCTGAATTTGGTCTAGGAACGAATACAGGAATTGATTTACCGAATGAATCAACAGGATATAGTCCAGAAGATTCACAATTAGTATCAGCCTTAGACTTATCATACGGTCAGTTTGACTTATATACGCCGCTACAAATGGCACAATATGTATCAACGATTGCGAATGGTGGTGTACGTTATGCTCCACGTTTGGTTAAAGAGATTCGTAATACAGATGCAAATGGTGAGTTAGGCGGTGTCATCACATCAATTGCTCCTAAAATAATGAATGTGGTTCAATTGCAACCCGAGCAAATGGCACGTATTCATCAAGGTATGTATCAAGTATCCCATTCACAAACGGGTACAGCTCGCTATTTATTCTTGAATTACCCAATTAAAGTTGGTTCTAAGACAGGGACAACCGAAGCATTTTATTCTGGTCCGATTCAATATGCACAAAACCAACCGGTAACGAATGCGACTTACATTGGTTTTGCTCCTTATGACAAACCAGAAATTGCTATTTCAGTTATTGTACCGTATTTATTAGAAAATGCATCTGGACGTCAAAGTACAACTGTTGCACACGAAGTAATGAATGCTTATTTTGAAACGCAATCTGAAACAAAAGATATTATTGCAAAATATAAAGCTGGGAATTAG